The following proteins come from a genomic window of Deinococcus sp. KSM4-11:
- a CDS encoding glycosyltransferase, with product MKVVMAHTFYKQKGGEDESYRAESRLLEDHGHHVERYERHNRELDALPAARIALKTIWNTQSAREIAAVTSQAQADVVHFQNTFPLMSPSVYGAARRQGAAVVQALRNYRHSCVNGLLFRDGQICEACTGRAFALPGIEHRCYRHSAVGSAVVASMQSTHKLLRTYDRQVDLFIAVSSFVRQKYIEFGIDPERIVVKPNFVYPDPGAQLATGSYAVFVGRLSAEKGARRLIEVWLRERLGMELRIVGDGPERAGLEALADDHDGISFLGSLPLTETYAQIAGAAFVVVPSEWYEPFGRTAVEGLAHGTPVVCAAIGGLGEIVQDGVTGFTFTPGHSDSLAGALHQAVARRDDVSMRTDARAAYERWYSPDSNYAVLISAYQRAMNHRQGR from the coding sequence CGAAGACCACGGTCATCACGTCGAGCGCTACGAGCGCCACAACCGCGAGCTCGACGCCCTGCCCGCGGCGCGCATCGCCCTGAAGACCATCTGGAATACCCAAAGCGCCCGTGAAATCGCGGCCGTGACGTCCCAGGCGCAGGCAGACGTGGTGCATTTCCAGAACACGTTCCCGCTGATGTCGCCCTCGGTGTATGGCGCCGCGCGCCGTCAGGGAGCGGCGGTGGTGCAGGCGCTGCGCAACTACCGCCACTCGTGTGTGAATGGCCTGCTGTTCCGGGACGGTCAGATCTGCGAGGCGTGTACCGGCCGGGCCTTCGCGCTGCCCGGAATCGAACACCGCTGCTACCGGCACAGCGCGGTGGGGTCGGCGGTCGTGGCCTCCATGCAGTCGACGCACAAGCTGCTCAGAACGTATGACCGGCAGGTCGATCTGTTCATCGCAGTCTCCAGTTTCGTGCGGCAGAAGTACATCGAGTTCGGCATTGACCCGGAGAGGATTGTCGTCAAGCCGAACTTCGTGTATCCGGATCCCGGAGCGCAGCTCGCGACCGGTTCGTACGCCGTGTTCGTCGGTCGACTCAGTGCCGAGAAGGGAGCCCGTCGCCTGATCGAGGTGTGGCTCCGGGAGCGCCTGGGCATGGAACTGCGGATCGTGGGCGACGGCCCTGAACGGGCTGGGCTCGAAGCGCTGGCTGATGACCATGATGGGATCTCCTTCCTGGGCAGCCTGCCCCTGACAGAGACCTACGCGCAGATCGCGGGCGCCGCCTTCGTGGTCGTGCCCTCTGAGTGGTATGAGCCCTTCGGCCGGACGGCCGTGGAGGGCCTCGCCCACGGCACGCCCGTCGTCTGCGCGGCCATCGGAGGTCTGGGCGAGATCGTGCAGGACGGCGTAACTGGCTTCACGTTCACGCCGGGCCACTCGGACTCGCTGGCCGGCGCGCTCCACCAGGCGGTGGCGCGGCGCGACGATGTATCCATGAGAACCGACGCCCGCGCTGCCTACGAACGCTGGTACTCGCCGGACTCGAACTACGCTGTGCTGATCAGCGCCTACCAGCGGGCCATGAATCACCGTCAGGGGCGCTGA